A part of Melittangium boletus DSM 14713 genomic DNA contains:
- the rsmD gene encoding 16S rRNA (guanine(966)-N(2))-methyltransferase RsmD, whose product MRIVAGSARGRALAGPKATSKHIRPTADRVRESLFNVLGQWFEGQKVLDLYAGTGALGLEAVSRGAMRVVLVDSDREALALCRANTDTLGFGARVEVLAQPVERALETLGKRGDRFQLIFADPPYAARVVETVLEGVAKHGVLAAGGTVVIEHDKREPAPEAHVGFSQVDQRRFGDTLVSLFRIA is encoded by the coding sequence ATGCGAATCGTCGCGGGAAGTGCACGAGGCCGGGCGCTGGCGGGCCCCAAGGCGACGTCCAAGCACATCCGCCCCACGGCGGACCGGGTGCGCGAGTCGCTCTTCAATGTCCTGGGCCAGTGGTTCGAGGGCCAGAAGGTCCTGGATCTCTACGCGGGGACGGGCGCGCTCGGCCTGGAGGCCGTCTCGCGCGGCGCCATGCGCGTGGTGCTCGTGGATTCGGATCGCGAGGCGCTGGCGCTGTGCCGGGCGAACACGGACACGCTGGGGTTTGGTGCCCGGGTGGAGGTGCTGGCCCAGCCCGTGGAGCGGGCGCTCGAGACACTGGGCAAGCGGGGAGACCGCTTCCAGCTCATCTTCGCGGACCCGCCCTACGCGGCGCGCGTGGTGGAGACGGTGTTGGAGGGCGTGGCGAAGCACGGGGTGCTGGCGGCGGGGGGGACGGTGGTCATCGAGCACGACAAGCGCGAGCCCGCCCCGGAGGCGCATGTGGGATTCTCCCAGGTGGACCAGAGACGCTTTGGGGACACACTGGTGAGCCTCTTCCGCATTGCTTGA
- a CDS encoding pyridoxal phosphate-dependent aminotransferase, whose amino-acid sequence MNLANRLSAIKPSPTLALNAKAKALSAQGVDVVSFAAGEPDFDTPDFIKQAAIDALGQGFTKYTPTAGIPELREAICAKLARDNHLTYAPDQVLVSVGAKHSLYNIFQALLNEGDEVIILSPYWVSYPDMVQLAGGKPVIIETREEDGFAPDPEAIRKALTPRTKALIINSPSNPSGVVLSRDTLTKIAEAVRGHDCLLVSDDIYEKLLYAGEFSNIGNVAPDLVSRLVVVNGMSKAFSMTGWRLGYTAGPKWLIAGMQMIQDQSTSNPSSFSQKAAVAALKGPESLFEPMVKEYRARRDMVVETLNSMDGVRCRTPEGAFYVLPNISGLYGRSYKGTPLKGSLQVSEILLNDFRIAAVPGAPFGVDANIRLSFATSREQLRKGLERFREFTAAVR is encoded by the coding sequence ATGAACCTCGCGAACCGGCTCAGTGCCATCAAACCGTCCCCCACGCTCGCCCTCAACGCGAAGGCCAAGGCGCTGTCGGCCCAGGGCGTGGACGTGGTGAGCTTCGCCGCGGGCGAGCCCGACTTCGACACGCCGGACTTCATCAAGCAGGCGGCGATCGACGCGCTCGGCCAGGGTTTCACCAAGTACACGCCCACCGCGGGCATTCCGGAGCTGCGCGAGGCCATCTGCGCGAAGCTCGCGCGCGACAACCACCTCACCTACGCGCCGGATCAGGTGCTGGTGTCGGTGGGCGCCAAGCACTCGCTCTACAACATCTTCCAGGCGCTCCTGAACGAGGGGGACGAGGTCATCATCCTCTCGCCCTACTGGGTGAGCTACCCGGACATGGTGCAGCTGGCCGGGGGCAAGCCGGTCATCATCGAGACGCGGGAAGAGGACGGCTTCGCGCCGGACCCCGAGGCCATCCGCAAGGCGCTCACGCCGCGCACCAAGGCGCTCATCATCAACAGCCCGAGCAACCCCTCCGGCGTGGTGCTGTCGCGGGACACGCTCACGAAGATCGCCGAGGCGGTGCGCGGACATGACTGCCTGCTGGTGAGCGACGACATCTACGAGAAGTTGCTCTACGCGGGCGAGTTCTCGAACATCGGCAACGTGGCGCCGGATCTGGTGTCGCGTCTGGTGGTCGTCAACGGCATGAGCAAGGCGTTCTCCATGACGGGCTGGCGCCTGGGGTACACGGCGGGTCCCAAGTGGCTCATCGCGGGCATGCAGATGATCCAGGATCAGTCCACGTCCAACCCCTCGTCCTTCTCGCAGAAGGCCGCGGTGGCGGCGCTCAAGGGCCCCGAGTCCCTGTTCGAGCCCATGGTGAAGGAGTACCGGGCCCGGCGGGACATGGTGGTGGAGACGCTCAACTCCATGGACGGCGTGCGCTGCCGCACTCCCGAGGGGGCCTTCTACGTGCTGCCCAACATCTCGGGGCTCTATGGGCGCTCCTACAAGGGCACGCCGCTCAAGGGCTCGCTCCAGGTGTCGGAAATCCTCCTCAATGACTTCCGGATCGCCGCGGTGCCGGGCGCCCCCTTCGGCGTGGATGCGAACATCCGTTTGAGCTTCGCCACCTCGCGCGAGCAGCTGCGCAAGGGGCTGGAGCGCTTCCGCGAGTTCACCGCCGCCGTGCGCTGA
- the carB gene encoding carbamoyl-phosphate synthase large subunit — translation MPKRNDIRKVLVIGSGPIVIGQACEFDYSGTQAIKALREEGVEVVLLNSNPATVMTDPEFAHRTYIEPITVEVAERILAQERPDSVLPTMGGQTALNLAKALAEQGILEKYGVRLIGASLEAINKAEDRQLFKAAMQRIGVALPESGYATNMEEAFAIGEKIGFPAIIRPSFTLGGTGGGIAYNREEFEAICRSGLKASPNSTILVEESVLGWKEYELEVVRDSADNVIIVCSIENLDPMGVHTGDSITVAPAQTLTDREYQRLREASLRIIREIGVDTGGSNIQFGVNPRDGRIVVIEMNPRVSRSSALASKATGYPIAKIAAKLALGYTLDELRNDITRDTPASFEPTLDYVVVKVPRFNFEKFPHADRTLTTSMRAVGEVMAIGRTFREAYLKAMRSMESGNTGMETPELPTDKDARRKVLRDYLRVPRPERPLYVAQAFREGLSVEDVFELSAIDPWFLRHIQALVQEAQQFQALGGLDAVPGNVLRAAKADGFSDKYLAKLLGCTEAEVRARRHAKGIRPVFKRVDTCAAEFEAYTPYLYSTYEEEDEAPPTSREKVLILGSGPIRIGQGIEFDYCCVHAAFALRSAGYETVMVNCNPETVSTDYDTSDRLYFEPLTIEDVLEVSQREKPVGAIVQFGGQTPLRLSVPLEKAGLPILGTPPDAIDRAEDRERFAQLIEKLGLTQPENGVARSHEEAYRVAERIGYPVMVRPSYVLGGRAMEVVYDQVSLERYMREAVSASPEHPVLIDRFLKEAIEVDLDLVADRTGAVLVGGVLEHVEEAGVHSGDAACTLPPHSLSPDLVERMKDQAIALARELGVVGLMNVQFAIQGKTIYVLEVNPRASRTVPFISKATGMPLAKIASLCMVGKTLAELGATREPEFRHVAVKESVFPFARFAGVDVILGPEMKSTGEVMGIADDFPAAFAKSQQAAGVKLPKSGKVFISVRNDDKPAVVDLARRLRALGFKLVTTGGTHQYLATKGIDTEKVLKVAEGRPHIVDKIVDGQIVLVINTTFGKQEISDSFSIRREALMHSVPYFTTVQAARMAVGAMESLTHKEQTVKPLQDYLGVK, via the coding sequence ATGCCTAAGCGAAATGATATCCGGAAGGTTCTCGTCATTGGCTCGGGCCCGATCGTGATCGGGCAGGCGTGCGAGTTCGATTACTCAGGGACCCAGGCCATCAAGGCTCTGCGGGAGGAGGGCGTCGAAGTCGTCCTGCTCAACAGCAACCCGGCCACCGTGATGACGGACCCGGAGTTCGCTCATCGCACGTACATCGAGCCCATCACCGTCGAGGTGGCCGAGCGCATCCTCGCCCAGGAGCGGCCCGACTCGGTCCTGCCCACCATGGGCGGTCAGACGGCGCTCAACCTCGCCAAGGCGCTCGCCGAGCAGGGGATTCTCGAGAAGTACGGCGTGCGGCTCATCGGCGCGTCCCTGGAGGCCATCAACAAGGCCGAGGACCGGCAGCTCTTCAAGGCGGCCATGCAGCGCATCGGCGTGGCCCTGCCCGAGAGCGGTTACGCCACCAACATGGAGGAGGCCTTCGCCATCGGCGAGAAGATTGGCTTCCCCGCCATCATCCGGCCCTCCTTCACCCTGGGGGGCACCGGCGGCGGCATCGCCTACAACCGCGAGGAGTTCGAGGCCATCTGCCGCTCGGGCCTCAAGGCGAGCCCCAACTCCACCATCCTCGTCGAGGAGAGCGTGCTCGGCTGGAAGGAGTACGAGCTGGAGGTCGTTCGCGACTCGGCGGACAACGTCATCATCGTCTGCTCCATCGAGAACCTGGACCCCATGGGCGTGCACACGGGGGACTCCATCACCGTGGCCCCGGCCCAGACGCTCACCGACCGGGAGTACCAGCGGCTGCGCGAGGCGTCCCTGCGCATCATCCGGGAGATCGGCGTCGACACGGGCGGCAGCAACATCCAGTTCGGCGTCAACCCGCGTGACGGGCGCATCGTGGTCATCGAGATGAACCCGCGCGTGTCGCGCTCCAGCGCGCTCGCGTCCAAGGCCACGGGCTATCCCATCGCGAAGATCGCCGCGAAGCTGGCCCTGGGCTACACGCTGGACGAGCTGCGCAACGACATCACCCGCGACACCCCCGCCTCCTTCGAGCCCACGCTCGACTACGTGGTGGTGAAGGTGCCTCGCTTCAACTTCGAGAAGTTCCCCCACGCCGATCGCACCCTCACCACCAGCATGCGCGCGGTGGGCGAGGTGATGGCCATCGGCCGCACCTTCCGCGAGGCCTACCTCAAGGCCATGCGCTCCATGGAGTCCGGCAACACGGGCATGGAGACGCCCGAGCTGCCCACGGACAAGGACGCGCGGCGCAAGGTGCTGCGCGACTACCTGCGCGTGCCCCGCCCCGAGCGCCCGCTCTACGTGGCCCAGGCCTTCCGCGAGGGCCTGTCCGTGGAGGACGTCTTCGAGCTGTCGGCGATCGATCCCTGGTTCCTGCGTCACATCCAGGCGCTGGTGCAGGAGGCTCAGCAGTTCCAGGCCTTGGGTGGACTGGACGCGGTGCCTGGCAACGTGCTGCGCGCGGCCAAGGCGGATGGCTTCTCGGACAAGTACCTGGCGAAGCTGCTCGGGTGCACGGAAGCCGAGGTGCGCGCGCGCCGGCACGCCAAGGGCATCCGGCCCGTGTTCAAGCGCGTGGACACCTGCGCCGCCGAGTTCGAGGCCTACACGCCCTACCTGTACTCCACCTATGAGGAGGAGGACGAGGCGCCCCCCACCTCGCGCGAGAAGGTGCTCATCCTGGGCAGTGGCCCCATCCGCATCGGCCAGGGCATCGAGTTCGACTACTGCTGCGTGCACGCGGCCTTCGCGCTGCGCTCGGCCGGGTACGAAACGGTGATGGTCAACTGCAACCCGGAGACGGTGTCCACGGACTACGACACGTCGGACCGGCTGTACTTCGAGCCGCTCACCATCGAGGACGTGCTCGAGGTATCGCAGCGCGAGAAGCCCGTGGGCGCCATCGTCCAGTTCGGTGGGCAGACGCCGCTGCGCCTGTCCGTGCCCCTGGAGAAGGCGGGCCTGCCCATCCTCGGCACCCCCCCGGACGCCATCGACCGGGCCGAGGACCGTGAGCGCTTCGCGCAGCTCATCGAGAAGCTGGGCCTCACCCAGCCGGAGAACGGCGTGGCGCGCAGCCACGAGGAGGCCTACCGCGTGGCCGAGCGCATCGGCTACCCCGTCATGGTGCGCCCCTCCTACGTGCTCGGCGGCCGGGCCATGGAGGTCGTCTACGATCAGGTGAGCCTGGAGCGCTACATGCGCGAGGCGGTGAGCGCGTCGCCCGAGCACCCGGTCCTCATCGACCGCTTCCTCAAGGAGGCCATCGAGGTGGACCTGGATCTGGTGGCGGACCGGACCGGAGCGGTGCTCGTGGGCGGCGTGCTGGAGCACGTGGAGGAAGCGGGCGTGCACTCGGGAGACGCGGCGTGCACGCTGCCGCCGCACTCGCTGTCGCCGGACCTGGTCGAGCGCATGAAGGATCAGGCCATCGCCCTGGCGCGGGAGCTGGGCGTGGTGGGCCTGATGAACGTGCAGTTCGCCATCCAGGGCAAGACCATCTACGTGCTCGAGGTGAACCCGCGCGCGAGCCGCACGGTGCCCTTCATCTCCAAGGCCACGGGCATGCCGCTCGCGAAGATCGCGTCCTTGTGCATGGTGGGCAAGACGCTCGCGGAGCTGGGCGCCACGCGCGAGCCCGAGTTCCGCCACGTGGCCGTCAAGGAGTCCGTGTTCCCCTTCGCGCGCTTCGCCGGGGTGGACGTGATTCTCGGGCCCGAGATGAAGTCCACGGGCGAGGTGATGGGCATCGCGGATGATTTCCCGGCCGCCTTCGCCAAGAGCCAGCAGGCCGCGGGCGTGAAGCTGCCCAAGAGCGGCAAGGTGTTCATCTCCGTGCGCAACGACGACAAGCCGGCGGTGGTGGATCTGGCCCGGCGCCTGCGCGCGCTCGGCTTCAAGCTCGTCACCACGGGCGGCACGCACCAGTACCTGGCGACCAAGGGCATCGACACGGAGAAGGTGCTGAAGGTGGCCGAGGGCCGGCCTCACATCGTGGACAAGATCGTGGACGGGCAGATCGTCCTCGTCATCAACACCACCTTCGGCAAGCAGGAGATCTCCGACAGCTTCTCCATCCGCCGGGAGGCGCTCATGCACAGCGTGCCGTACTTCACCACCGTGCAGGCGGCGCGCATGGCCGTGGGTGCCATGGAATCGCTCACGCACAAGGAGCAGACCGTCAAGCCGCTCCAGGACTACCTCGGGGTGAAGTAG
- a CDS encoding DsbA family protein, with protein sequence MRASALGLSLLALLTVLGCKERSRRPLPSGKIERTWVPLSALPLRGPATAKVTLVLFCDFASPYCSRATEQVNELRRGAGDSLRVQYRYNPLPIYPHAQVAAEAAAAAAEQGQFWRYHDLLFSHRDALDRPSLERYAEQLGLDVARFRDALDSERAREKVDADAILAAQLQARGVPVFFVNGRALRGSVDLAALQALVAEEVAVADAMLDQGVAPRELYQRLADAPVESAPASAEAPAKQAPHDESPLDPDPVYKVEVGDSPSKGPADAKVTVVLWSDFECERCGAFESVLNTAVAAFPKDVRIVWKFRPVPDHPGAILASEAALAAGAQGKFWQMHDKLFADSSFERPKFEEHARQLGLDLERFRAALDERTYSAHVARDLDVSETLVIGNLPTLFINGRRLEYGEVRRGQLESTTLTLESVRSLIATELQNANRALKQGAAPENLYATLIANGREAGPKRGELPPLPKGVYQVDIGNSPVRGPKDAPITLVTFSDFQCPYCTRLEKTLEQVRSRYGDKVRIVWKDAPNTEIHPEAMAAHEAARAAGAQGRFWEMHDKIFSRPFALQRSLLERYATELGLDMDKFHTAMTDGGFQKAIREDTEYGVNLVGPSGTPAVLVNGRLLPGAFPFETFRQVIDEELERLKIAGPGGGT encoded by the coding sequence ATGCGAGCATCCGCCCTCGGGCTGTCGTTGTTGGCGCTCCTCACGGTGCTTGGGTGCAAGGAGCGCTCGCGGCGTCCTCTCCCCAGCGGGAAGATCGAGCGGACCTGGGTTCCTCTCAGCGCGCTGCCGCTGCGAGGGCCCGCGACCGCCAAGGTCACGCTGGTCCTCTTCTGTGACTTCGCGTCCCCGTATTGTTCGCGGGCCACGGAGCAGGTGAATGAATTGCGGAGGGGGGCCGGAGACTCCCTCCGCGTTCAGTATCGCTACAACCCGTTGCCCATCTATCCCCACGCCCAAGTCGCCGCTGAAGCCGCGGCCGCCGCGGCGGAGCAGGGTCAGTTCTGGCGCTATCACGATCTGCTCTTCTCCCACCGGGACGCGCTCGATCGGCCGTCGCTCGAGCGTTACGCCGAGCAGCTGGGGCTCGACGTGGCGCGCTTCCGGGATGCACTCGACTCCGAGCGCGCTCGCGAGAAGGTCGATGCCGACGCGATCCTCGCCGCGCAGCTCCAGGCCCGGGGCGTTCCCGTCTTCTTCGTGAATGGCCGGGCCTTGCGCGGCTCGGTGGACCTCGCGGCCCTCCAGGCACTCGTGGCCGAGGAGGTCGCCGTGGCGGACGCGATGCTCGACCAGGGCGTGGCCCCGCGTGAGCTCTACCAGCGGTTGGCCGACGCTCCCGTCGAGAGCGCGCCCGCGTCCGCCGAGGCGCCAGCGAAGCAGGCTCCTCACGACGAGAGCCCGCTCGACCCGGATCCTGTCTACAAGGTCGAGGTGGGTGATTCCCCGTCGAAGGGTCCCGCGGACGCCAAGGTGACGGTCGTGCTGTGGTCCGACTTCGAGTGCGAGCGCTGTGGTGCGTTCGAGTCCGTGCTCAACACCGCCGTGGCGGCCTTTCCCAAGGACGTGCGGATCGTGTGGAAGTTCCGCCCCGTGCCGGATCACCCGGGCGCCATCCTGGCCTCCGAGGCCGCCCTGGCGGCTGGCGCGCAAGGCAAGTTCTGGCAGATGCACGACAAGCTCTTCGCGGACTCCTCTTTCGAGCGGCCGAAGTTCGAGGAGCATGCTCGCCAGCTCGGGTTGGACCTGGAGCGCTTCCGCGCCGCGCTCGACGAGCGGACCTACTCGGCGCACGTCGCCCGGGATCTGGACGTCTCCGAGACCCTGGTCATTGGCAACCTGCCCACGCTCTTCATCAATGGACGGCGCCTGGAGTACGGCGAGGTGAGGCGTGGCCAGTTGGAGAGCACCACGCTGACGCTGGAGTCGGTGCGTTCGCTCATCGCGACGGAACTCCAGAACGCGAACCGGGCGCTGAAACAGGGCGCGGCGCCCGAGAACCTGTATGCCACCCTCATCGCCAACGGACGCGAGGCGGGACCCAAGCGGGGGGAACTGCCCCCGCTGCCCAAGGGCGTCTACCAGGTCGACATCGGGAACTCGCCCGTGCGGGGGCCGAAGGACGCGCCCATCACCCTCGTGACGTTCTCGGACTTCCAGTGCCCCTACTGCACGCGCCTGGAGAAGACGCTGGAACAGGTCCGCTCCCGGTATGGAGACAAGGTTCGCATCGTGTGGAAGGACGCGCCGAACACGGAGATCCACCCGGAAGCCATGGCCGCCCATGAGGCCGCGCGCGCGGCGGGTGCGCAGGGCCGCTTTTGGGAGATGCACGACAAGATCTTCAGCAGGCCCTTCGCCCTTCAGCGCTCCCTGCTCGAGCGGTATGCGACCGAGCTGGGTCTGGACATGGACAAGTTCCACACCGCGATGACGGACGGCGGGTTCCAGAAGGCGATCCGCGAGGACACGGAGTACGGTGTCAACCTCGTGGGTCCGAGCGGTACGCCCGCGGTGCTCGTCAACGGGCGTCTGCTGCCCGGGGCCTTCCCGTTCGAGACCTTCCGTCAGGTCATCGACGAGGAGCTTGAACGTCTCAAGATCGCCGGACCGGGTGGAGGAACCTGA
- the coaD gene encoding pantetheine-phosphate adenylyltransferase, with protein sequence MRIAIYPGSFDPLTNGHLSIIHRALQMFDRVIVAVAVNPKKTPLFSEEERKAFIREACPDPRVEVDAFHGLLVEYAKSRQVNVLLRGLRAVSDFEYEFQLANMNRKLAPGVETVFMMTGEDYFYVSSNLVREVALFGGDVEGLVPPGVFQALRARYAK encoded by the coding sequence ATGCGCATCGCCATCTATCCGGGCTCGTTCGATCCCCTGACCAACGGACATCTCAGCATCATCCATCGCGCGCTCCAGATGTTCGACCGCGTGATCGTCGCCGTGGCGGTGAATCCAAAGAAGACGCCCTTGTTCTCCGAGGAGGAGCGCAAGGCGTTCATTCGAGAGGCCTGTCCGGACCCCCGGGTGGAAGTGGATGCGTTCCACGGCCTGTTGGTGGAGTACGCGAAGTCGCGCCAGGTGAACGTGCTGTTGCGCGGCCTCCGGGCGGTGTCGGACTTCGAATACGAATTCCAGCTCGCGAACATGAACCGCAAGCTGGCTCCCGGCGTGGAGACCGTCTTCATGATGACGGGCGAGGACTACTTCTACGTGTCGTCGAACCTGGTGCGCGAAGTGGCCCTGTTCGGCGGTGACGTGGAGGGGTTGGTTCCTCCCGGCGTCTTCCAGGCGCTGCGCGCCAGGTATGCGAAGTAG